The Natronoarchaeum mannanilyticum genome includes the window AACGACGAGTACGTCCGGTACATGCTCAGGACGGTGATCGCCGACGGCATTCGACAGGGGGTCTTCGACGACGACATCGACCCGGAGCACGCCGCCGGCGCGCTGATGACGATCGTCGACGGCGCCCGGACGCGGACGGTCGTGCTGGACGACGCCGACGCGCTGGCGACCGCGCGGCGAACCGCCGAGGAGTACGTGGACACGGTACTGCGCGTCGACGACTGAGAACGATCGGGGTCTGCGATCGGCGGTCCGCGTCGCGGTCGCTTACTCGTCTGGCGTGCCCTCGACCTCGCCGATCCGCGTCGTACACCAGTGACAGAACTCAAGGTCGCCGTCGAGTTCGTTCCCGCAGTGGGGACAGTGCGTGAGCGTCCCGTCGGGCTCCGGCGTCCGTCGCGCGATCGCGTTCTGGGCCTGCGCGAGAACGTACGCGTCGATCACGCTGAGCGCCCCGACGACGAACAGCGGGGCGACCGCCAGCGGGTCGACGCCGGAGAACGTCGCGAGCGCCTCGATCGTCGACTGGTCGACGAACAGGACGCTCACCCCCAGAGCGGCGACGAGCCAGCCGAGCGCGCGACGCCAGCGGCGGATGTAGAAGTGCCCGAAGCCGATGACGAGCGCGCCCAGCAGCGCCGCGAGCCACGGACGTTTCTGCGAACTCGTTCGTTCCACGACTTGACTTACTGGTCAGTAAGTGATAAATCTTCTCTCGTGTCGCCGACGTCGGAGTTTAAGTGTTCGGGGAGCCACCTCCTCCCGTGCGAGTGTTACTCATCGGCGGCACCGGGCTGATCTCGACCGGGATCACGAGACAGCTCGTCGCCGCCGGCCACGAGGTGATCTGTTTCACGCGAGGGGAGACGGACGCCGATCTCCCCGATGCAGTCGAGTTCGTCCGCGGCGACCGGAACGACGCCGACCGCCTGGCCGCGGTCGCGCGCGACGTCGACGCCGACTGCGCGATCGACATGGTGTGTTTCGACGCCGAGCAGGCCCGCGCCGCCGTCGAGGCGTTCGCCGGCCGGGTCGACCAGTACGTGTTCTGCTCGACGGTCGACGTCTACCACCGGCCGCCGGAGCGCAATCCCGTGACCGAATCGGCGAGTCGCGAACCCGGCGTGAGCGAGTACGGCCGGAACAAGGCCGCCGCCGAGGACGTGTTCTTCGACGCCGACGGCGAAGCGTTCGCGACGACCGTGATCCGGCCCTGGAGCACGTACGGCGAGGGCGGCACCGTGCTGCACACGCTCGGCGACGGGAGCTACTACGTCGACCGGATTCGGAAGGGCAAGCCGATCGTCGTCCACGGCGACGGCACGTCGCTGTGGGGCCCCTGTCACCGCGACGACGTCGCCGCGGCGTTCGTCGGCGCGGTCGGCAACGAGACCGCTTTCGGCGAGGCCTACCACGTCACCAGTGAGGAGACGATCACCTGGAACCAGTACCACCGCCGGGTCGCGAGCGCGCTCGACGCGCCCGAGCCCGAACTCGTCCACATTCCGACCGACCAGCTCCGGGCGGCCGTGCCCGACCGAACCCACCTGCTGGAGAATCACTTCCGGTACAGCACGGTGTTCGACAACGCGAAGGCCCGGCGCGACCTGGGCTTCGAGTACACGATCGACTTCGAGGACGGCGTCCGCCGAACCGTGGCGGCGCTCGACGAGCGCGACGCCGTCGATCCCTGGGACGGTGAGAACGACGACGCGATCGTCGACGCGTGGCGCGAGTCGACCGACTCGTTCGTCGCGCGGTTCGGCTAAGTCGGCGGTTATGGTCGGCGTCGCGACGAACTACCCGGGCACATCGAACCGGTAAGCGGCGGTTACGCAGATTCGTTTCCGTCGCCGCCGTCTTCAGTCGTCCCCCCGTCGTCGCCGTCTTCGGCGGCGGCGTCGCCGTCGGTCGTGTCCTCCTCACCGCTTCCGTCGGCGCTCGTGTCCTCCTCGCCGGCATCCGAATCTTCCTCAGCGGCGGCACCGGAACTATCCTCGTCGGAAGTCGTTTCGTCGTCTCCGCTGGAGGCCGCGTCGCCGTCCTCGTCGGCCGGACTGTCACTTTCCGATCCGGTGTCATCTTCGCCGGTACCGCCCTCCTGATCGGCGTCGCCGGCGGCGTCTTCGCCGTCGCCGTCAGTCCCGTCGTCCGTCTCGACGCCGTCACCACCGTCAGCGTCGCCGTCGCCGCTCTCCGCGTCAGTGTCGGCGTCCGACGGATCGGCGTCCGTGTCTCCGTCGCTTTCGTCGGTTCCGTCGTCGGTCGTCGCGTTGTCGGCCGCTTGCTGGGCGCCGTCGTCCCCGTCGTCCGTCGAGTCGCCCGCCGACGCGCTCTCGTTCGCGCTCGCGTCCTCGCCGTCGGCCGTCGCGTCGGCGTCGGCCGCGGCGTTCGCGGAGGACTGCGCGCTCGCCGACGCCGACGTGTCGACGTTCACGTTGACGTTCGTATCGCCACCGCCGGCGGTCGCGTCGGCGTCTCCGCCGTCGCCAGCGTCGGCGTCATCGTCGCCATCGGCGCCATCGTCACCTCCGGCGTCGTCGTCACCGTCGGCATCGCCATCGTCGTCCTGCTGCTGTTGCTGTTGTTGTTGCTGCTGCTGTTGCTGTTGTTGTTGCTGCTGCTGTTGCTGTTGTTGCTGGCCCTGCTGGGGCTGGTGGTGGATGTCGTACTGCTCGCCGGACGGCGAGAGCGCGCCCGTCGCGAGGCCGAGCATCCCGTCGCCGGTCAGCCGGCCGCTGACAGTCCCGACGAGCCTGTCGTCGCGGGGCTGGACGCCGACGATCGCGCCCGAGACGCGGTAGGTCGCCGTCTCCTCCGGTCCGACCGTCCCGTTGAGCCGGCAGACCTGGTTCGAGCAGTTCACCGTTCCCTCGGCGGGTTCGCTGAC containing:
- a CDS encoding DUF7575 domain-containing protein gives rise to the protein MERTSSQKRPWLAALLGALVIGFGHFYIRRWRRALGWLVAALGVSVLFVDQSTIEALATFSGVDPLAVAPLFVVGALSVIDAYVLAQAQNAIARRTPEPDGTLTHCPHCGNELDGDLEFCHWCTTRIGEVEGTPDE
- a CDS encoding NAD-dependent epimerase/dehydratase family protein is translated as MRVLLIGGTGLISTGITRQLVAAGHEVICFTRGETDADLPDAVEFVRGDRNDADRLAAVARDVDADCAIDMVCFDAEQARAAVEAFAGRVDQYVFCSTVDVYHRPPERNPVTESASREPGVSEYGRNKAAAEDVFFDADGEAFATTVIRPWSTYGEGGTVLHTLGDGSYYVDRIRKGKPIVVHGDGTSLWGPCHRDDVAAAFVGAVGNETAFGEAYHVTSEETITWNQYHRRVASALDAPEPELVHIPTDQLRAAVPDRTHLLENHFRYSTVFDNAKARRDLGFEYTIDFEDGVRRTVAALDERDAVDPWDGENDDAIVDAWRESTDSFVARFG